GCCTATGTCGAGGCCAAGCGCATCCTGACCAAGCACAAGAAGGAATGGACTGCGATCGCCGAGGGGCTGCTGGAATACGAGACGCTGTCGGGCGACGAGATCCGCCAGTTGATCAAGGGCGAGAAGCCGGCGCGCGACCTCGGCGACGACACTCCGCCCTCGCGCGGCTCTGCGGTACCCAAGGCCGGCGCCACCGGCGGCGGCCGCCGCAAGAAGGGCCCCGAGCCCGAAGGCGGCATGGAGCCGCAGCCGCAGTAAAGGCTGCGCTGCGATGCATCGATTGAGGAAGGGCGCCGGGAGGCGCCCTTTTTGCATGTCGGCGCCTTCTTCTCGCATCGTGCTCGACAAGTGCCGCAGCGATGAAAATGCGCGATTTGCGTCTTGTTTCGGCGGCGTTGCTTAGCTATGTGTCTGCCGCGCCTTCTGGCGCGACCACGCGATCCGGAGAGGTGGCAGAGTGGTCGAATGCACCGCACTCGAAATGCGGCATGGGTGTAAGCTCATCGGGGGTTCGAATCCCTCCCTCTCCGCCATTCGCCGGATACATTGACAGGGTATCGCCCTAGTCATCGTTCAGATAGATGGTTGCTAGGCGGTCGGTCTAAGGGACAGGCTTTCGCACGCCCTACCAGGCAGAATAACCCGGTAATACGCGAAACTACCCTACGTTTCTCTCAACGAAGGGGGGCATGTGGTTTCGGTATGCCCTGGGTGAATGGCCAGTCACGCGCTTGAAGGCATTGCTGAAAGCGCTCTCGGAAGCATAGCCGAGCGATTGGCCGATAGCCGCCACTGGAGCGGCCTTGTCCCGCAAGGCGCGCTCGGCAAGGCGCATACGCCATTCGGTAAGATAGGTTAGCGGTGCAACACCCGCGACCATCTTGAAATAGGAAGCGAACGTCGTTCGTGACATCGCGCACGCTCGGGCGAGTTCCTCCAGATGCCAAGCACGGCCCGGATCGCCATGCATCAGCCGGAGGGCTGGGGTAATGCGCGAATCGCCCAGTGCGCGCAGCCAGCTTGCCGATATGGGAGCTGCGGTCTTCAGATGCGCCCGCAAAATCTGAATGAACAGAAGTTGGGCGAGATGCGCCGAGGCGAGTTGCGTGCCGGGGAATTCCGCCTCCCGTTCCTCGACAAGCTGGTCGAGAAGGTACCGAAAAGCCGTCGCTTGCGGCGAGGTAGCTGGTACGTGAATCCAGGCTGGCAGAACGTTCGCCAGCAGCCGTCCGCTCACTGGATCGAGCAGTACATGGCCACCGATATGCGCGAAGTCCTGGCCATCACCAAGCTGCGTCGTCGACTTGCCGGTGCCGGAAAACAGAGGCATCGCGTCAACCGGGGCAATGCTCGGATCGCTAGATAGAACGAAAGACCGTCTCGCCGTCAGAAGGCCCACGTCTCCGGTTTCAAACCGGGCCGGTTTCGTCTCGCCGTCGATGCTGACCCAGCAGTGGCCTTTCACGATGGCGAAGAACTTGATCTTGTCGGGCGCCGGAAAACGGATCGCCCACGGACCTCCCGCTGTGAAACCTCCCGTTACGAGGGACGCCACATTCGTGAGTTTGAGGATGTCGGAAAAGGGGTCGGCCTGCATTTTCGTACTTTCACGCAAGTAGTGCGGACGATTAAGCATTCATGATCCGCCTTTCTGGCCCTAACTCATCAAATCATTGTCATTTCGATGGTCAAGTGACCCAGGAGATCTGCGTGCGTGAAGAACTGGTACTGGTAACGGGCGGAACCGGGTTCATAGCCCAATACTGCATCCTGGCGCTGCTGGACGCCGGCTATCGTGTGCGAACGACTGTCCGTTCGCTATCGCGGGAAGCGGAAGTGCGCGCCCACCTCAAGGTGGGCGGCGCGGAACCGGGCGATCGCCTGTCGTTTGTGACCGCCGATCTCTCCGCCGACGCTGGTTGGGCGGAGGCGACCGCCGGATGCACTTATGTGATGCACGGGGCTTCTCCAACACCGACGGGCAATCAAACGAGCGAAGAGGAGTGGATCAAGCCTGCGGTCGATGGCAATTTGCGAGTGCTGCGCGCCGCGCGCGATGCCGGGGTCAGGCGTGTTGTGCTGACGTCCGCCTTTGGTGCGATCTGTGCCGGGCACGGGCCAATGACGCGTCCCTTCAACGAGACTGATTGGAGCGACCTGACAAGCAAGAATATCTGGCCCTATCAGAAATCAAAAACATTGTCAGAGCGGGCGGCCTGGGACTTCATTGCCCATGAAGGACAGGGCTTGGAACTGTCAGCTGTCAATCCGGTCGCGGTGCTGGGGCCGGTGCTCGGTGCCGACTATTCCCACTCCATTCGCCTGATTAAGAACATCATGGATGGTCAGCCGGGGAACCCCAAGATCAATTCAGGCTTTGTCGACGTACGAGATGTGGCCGACCTGCATTTGCGCGCCATGACCCACGAGACCGCCAAGGGGGAGCGCTTCCTGGCGATCGCCGGCGAAAGCATGTGGTTGGCTGACGTGGCCAAGGTGCTGAAAGCGCGTATGGGGTCGGCCGCAGACAAGGTATCGACGCAGGTTCTGCCCAACACGGTGGTGCGCCTCGGCGCGCTCAAAGATCCTGCGTTGAGAGGGGCCATCCCACTATTGGGGCTCAATCTGAATGCCACCAGTGAAAAAGCCATACGCTTGCTCGGCTGGACGCCGCGTCCGTGCGAGGAGGCTATCGTCGCCTCCGCCGAGAGCCTGATCCGGCTGGGCCTGATCAAGGGCGGCTGACGGCCTCCCCTTGCCCACCTGTCCGGAGATACGACCACCGTCTCTATGCTGCTCTGGGGCAGAGAGCCGCACTGCGCCTGTTCAGTTGGCAGCCTGAACAGTTTAGTGCCAGACTTGCTGCTATGGACAGACTTCACCGCAGCGCAAAACACAGCATCTATTCTGCGAAGGAAATGGCCTCACAGGCATTCCATGTTGCCGGCGCCCACAGCGAACGGGGGCGCTTGAAGCGGGCATATGTGGCCTTCACATGGGACGATAGCCGTGCGGACAAGGCCGACCTTCGATCGCGAAGGGTGGGCGGCCGTTCCGACGTTTTGGCTATAGCCGGAGAACCAGGGGACAGTGATCCGAGACTTCCGGATCGCGAATGACGTCGAACGACTTCACTGCTTCCACGCGATTCACAAGCATATAGTCCGCGAACCGGCCCGGCTTCCGGTATTGAGTGCTTCGGGTGGTCTCGATACCGCGCCCTGTCACCAGTTCGTGCAGTCCGGCATCGGCGAGGATCGCGAGCGTTTCACTGCCTGGTTCGACATTGAAGTCGCCGCAGACCACCACCACGTCACCCGGCTCTGAAATCTGCCGGGAAAGATCGAGCAACCTTCGTGCCTGCGCGGCACGTTCGGGGGTATCCATCTTGCCGTTCAGATCGCGCAGTCCGTGCATATGCGTGATGCTGACGGCCCGCTCGGCAGCGTAATCATAGACCCTGACGCCATGGGCGCTGCGGGATCGCGGATGATCGCCATAGCCGACCGGCGAAAAGCCCTTGTGAACAAAACCCTGAATCTGACCGACGATAGGGAAGGATCGACGCACGAACGTAGCCAGCCCCCATTGCGAGGGGACCGGTCGATCTCCGTCCCAGAGAACGCCCTGCGCCGCCGGACAGAAGATTGCGACATGACCGGGCAAGGCAGTCGAGACATCGCGAAAGAAGTTGGCGCGCTGCGGCAGCACGTGATCGCCATCGCGATAGGTCAGCCAGTCCTTCTCGGACTCTGGACTGTGAATGACTTCCTGAAGGCATAGGACGTCGGGATCGCTGATTTCGACATAGGGCAACAGCTTTCCGTGCAGCTTTCCACCCCAGCCGTTCAGGCACATTATCTTCACGGGTCCGTCCTTCGAAGTCAGGCGAATCCGATTTTCGCGGCATTGGAGAACACCCGCAAGTCGGGCTCGCGTCGGGCTCTCGCGGCACATCTCGGAAATATCTGCTTTTCAATGGCGGTGAGAGGTCATCGCTCTGGAGCCAATCGAGCATCGGAGGGCCTGCCGACTCATCCATCCGCCTTGCCGGCTCGATGATACTTAGCAAAGCGGCAAACTTTTCCTTGCGCGTTCCGCACCCTGATGATAGTTAGCAATATGACTAAGCATCAGCCGGAACTCTCGCTGCTCTTCCATGCGCTGGCCGATCCCACCCGCCGGTCGATCCTGACCCGGCTGGCGGAGAGGCCGGCCCGGGTTACGGATCTGTCCGGTCCGACGGGGCTGCGCCTGCCGACGGTGATGCGGCACCTTTCGGTGCTGGAGGAGGCGGGGCTGATCGCCACGTCCAAGGACGGGCGGGTGCGCACCTGCGCCATCGTGCCGGAGGCGCTGGATCCGGTGCGGACATGGCTCGACGAGCAGCGGGCGATCTGGGAAGGCCGGCTCGACCGGCTGGAGGCACTTGCGATGAAGGCAATGAAGGAGCGCACGGAATGACATCGAAACTGAACCCGCAGCGCAAGCCCGCGGCCCGCGACCAGGCGGACGGCCGCTTTGCGACGCTGACCTTCGAACGGGACGTGGCCGCGCCCTTGTCGGCGCTGTGGCAGGTCTGGACGGCGCCAGCCGCGCGGGCGGTCTGGTCCTCTCCCTCGCCTTCGGTCGTCGTGGAGTTCCTCGAGGCCGACACCAGGGTGGGCGGGCGCGAAGTCTCGCTCTGCAAGGTCGCGGGCGAGCCCGACACGCGCTGCGAATGCGGCTGGCTTGCCTTGGAACCCGCGCTTCGCAGCGTGAACTGCGAGGTGATCTCGTCCGAAGGCGTGACGCAATCGGCGGCGCTGGTGACAGCGGATTTCTCCGGCACAAACGAGCGCAGCCGGGTGGTCGTGACCGTGCAGCTTTCCTCGCTGGCGAAGGACATGGAGGCCGGCTACCGGCAGGGATTCGACGGGGGGCTGGACAATCTCGGCGGCGTCGCCGAGCGCACCATGGTAATCCAGCGCGTCATACGGGCGCCGCGGTCGATCGTCTGGAACACCTGGGTGAACGCCGAGACGCTGCCGCAATGGTGGGGGCCGGACGGGTTTTCCTGCCGGACGAAGCGGATCGACCTGCGCACGGGCGGCGAGTGGGTGTTCGACATGATCGGGCCCGACGGCACGGTGTTCCCGAACCACCATCGCTATATCGAGATCCGCCCGGAGGAGAGGCTCGCCTACACGCTGCTGTGGGGCGAGAACGGACCGAAACACGCCGACGCCTGGGCCTCGTTCGAGAGCGAGGGCGAAGCGACGAAGGTGACGCTGGGCATGGTGATGAGCACGAAGGCCGAGTTCGAGGAGGCGAAAGGCTTCGGCGCGATCGAACTGGGCATGCAGACGCTGGGCAAGCTGGAGCGTCTCGTCACATCGCGATAGTTGCCGCGGCCCAGCGACCGATCTCCAATGCGGTCGTGAGGCCGCGTTGGCGGAGAAGGAAGGCTACTTTCTGCTGAAGGCCAGGCGGCAGGGGCCGATCGTCGTGTCGATGGAGGCGAGCCATCGGCGTGCCGTGGGAATGTTCCTGACATGGGCGTCGAGGAAAGCGAGGGTAAGCTGGCGCAGGGCCGCTTGCTGGGCGGGGACCTGGGGCTGGACGCCGTTGTCCGAGAAGCCGCCGAGGTAGTGGTCGGCCTCGTCGAGGACGGCGAGGTATTTGTCGCCGGCGGGGGCGAGGTCGTAGGGTTCCGACTTCCAGCGCCAATCGCCGCCCTTGGCGCCACGGTCGAGCGTGCCGGTGACGGTGAGGACGGGACCCTCCATGCCGTCCCACGAGCCGTCGCGCAGGCCCTGCTGGTCGCGGCCCTGGCCGCTGAGCAGGATGGCCGCGGCGAAGCGGTCGTCGCGGAAGCGGCGTGCCTGCCCCTCCAGCAGGTTGATCTCCGCGCCGGCGAGGAGCTGCGCGGTGTAGGCGCCGAAGGAATGGCCTGCGATGGCGCCACGGACAGGCTGGTCCGGCCGGCCGCTCGTGGCCTCGAACACCCGATCGAGACTGTCCATCACCCGGCCCACTGTCGCCACCCTGTCCAGCCAGCGTTCCGGCGCGTGCAGGATCTCGTGCATGCGCGGCCAGATGTCCGGCATCTGCCACCAGCGGGAGAGATCGGCGTCCGGGTCCAGGCCGAGCGCCGGCTCGGCCCGGGCCACGCGCCCGATCGCATCGGAAAAGGTCGGCTGGATCACCAGATAGCCGTGGCGAGCCCAGTGGCGCGCGAGATTGGCATATTCGCGGCCGTTCGAGCCCAGACCGTGGCAGAACAGGACGAAGGCCAGCGGCGCGCGGCCGGACGGCCAGCGGCAGGTGAGGCCCGGCCCGATGCCGGGCGCGCCGGCGATCACGTCGTCGGCCTCGCGGACATCTCCGGCGGGAATGTCGCTCACATAGACGCCGCTCATGCGGGCACACTCCGGTTTGCGGGGCCGCCAGGCGAGGCGGTGCGGTCGAGAAGGAAGCAGGCCGCCGTGCCGCCGCCCTCGACCGGATAGGCAGGCGGCATCTCCTCGGCGCAGCGCGGCATGACGAAGGGGCATCGGTTGCGGTAGGGACAGCCCTGCGTCGCAACGCGGGGAGCCTCCTTCACCGGCGCGGCCTTGCGGGTTGCCCTTCGCCTGCGCTGGGCCTCGGGATCGAGCAGCGGCACCGCATCGAGCAGCGCCTTTGTGTAGGGATGGGCCGGAGAGCGGTAGACCCGGTCCGACGGACCTTCCTCGACGATGTGCCCGAGATACATCACCGCGATCCGGTCCGAGATGTGGTGGACCAGCGCGAGGTCGTGGGCGATCAGCAGATAGGCGATGCCGAGCGCATCGCGGCGCTCGTAGAGCAGGTTGATGATCTGGTTCTGGGTGGACACGTCCAGCGCGCTGACCGGCTCGTCGAGCACGATGAGCTTCGGCGTCAGCGCCAGCGCGGAGGCGATGGCGATACGCTGGCGCTGGCCGCCGGAGAACTGGTGCGGATGACGCTCGAGATGCTCCTCGGACAGCGAGACCAGCCGGAGCAGCTCGATGGCGCGGGCCCGCCGCTCGGCCCTGCTCATCGTCGTGTGGACGCGCAACGGCTCGGTGACGATGTCCTCGACGGTCATCGATGGGTTGAGCGAGGAATAAGGGTCCTGGAACACCGCCTGGATCTGACTGCGCACGGCCGGCGGATAGCGCGTGTTCATCGAGGTGAGCTCGACGTCGCCGAAGCGGATCGATCCGCCATTGGCCGGAACGAGGCCGAGCACGGTGTTGGCGATGGAGGACTTGCCGGAGCCGGATTCGCCGACGAGGCCGAGCGTCTCGCCGGCCCGGATCGACAGGTTCGCGCCCCTGACGGCCTGGAACGCCCTGCCCTTGAGCCCGAACAGGGAACGCCGCCAGTAGGTGACGTCGAGATCGCGGATTTCCAGCAGCGCTTCCTCGCTCACGACGCGGCCTCCAGCACAAGCTCCTCGGCACGGATGCAGCGGACCAACCGGTCGGCACCCGTGAGCGGAATATGCCGGTCGCAGGCTGCGATCCTGAAGTCGCAGCGGTTCGAGAAGCGGCAACCCACCGGCCAGGCGCCGGGGCGGGGCACGCTGCCGCGAATGGTGGGCAGCGGCGGATTGCGGTCGGAGGCGTGCGGCATCGCCGTCAGGAGGCCGCGCGTATAGGGATGGCGCGGCCTGGCGAACAACTGGCCGACCTCGGCCATCTCGACCATCTCGCCCGCATACATGACGCTGATGCGGTCGCAGATGTCGGCGGCGACCGCGAGATCGTGCGTGACGAAGAGGATCGCCATGCCGAACTCTTCCTGCAGGTCGCGGAAAAGGTCGAGGATTTCCTGCTGCACAGTCACGTCGAGCGCGGTGGTGGGCTCGTCGGCGATCAGCAGCGAGGGGTTGCAACTCAGCGCCCTGGCGATCGCGATGCGCTGCGCCATGCCGCCGGAAAGCTCGTGCGGGAAGGCGCGAGCCCGCTCCTGCGGCCGCGGGATGCCGACGCGGTCGATCAGCGCGACCGTCTGCTCCCACGCCGCCTTCTGCGACAGGTTCTTCTTGGCGCGCAGCACCTCGGCGATCTGGCTGCCGACGGTGAAGGCGGGGTTGAGGCTGGTGGTCGGATCCTGGAACACCATCGCGACCTCGTTGCCGCGGACCTCCTCCATCTGGCGCGGCGACAGCGCGCGCAGGTCCCTGCCGTTCAGGATGATCGAGCCGCGCGTCGTGCGCAGCGCAACGCTGGTCAGCCCGAGGATGGCGAGCCCGGTCAGGGTCTTGCCGCTGCCGGATTCGCCGACGAGGCCCAGCGTCTCGCCTTTCGCGATGGAGAGGGAGAGGTTGGAGATGAGGGGCAGTCCCTCTCCTTCAGCGGAGGACAGCGCCACCTGCAGGCCCTCGACGCGCAGAACCTCGTCGGGGCGCGGGGGCGGAAGCGGGCTGTCCGGGACGAAGTCGGCGACCGCCGCCACGGCGCGCGGGGCCGGTGCCTGCGGCTTTGCCGCGACGGCGACGCCGCGACCGATCGAATCGCGGATCACGTCGCCGATCAGGTTGACCGACAGAACCGTCGCGATGATGGCGATGCCGGGCGGAATGGCGAGGAACCAGTGCAGATCCATGAAGGCGGCGGCGGTGCTGAGCATCGTGCCCCAGCTCGCATCCGGCGGCTGCACGCCCAGCCCGATGAACGAGAGCCCGGCCTCGGCCAGCAGCACGGCGCCGACGGTCAGCGTGATCTGTACGATCAGCGGCGGGGCGATGTTCGGGAAGATGTGGCGCAGGAGGATGCGGCCGTCCGACGCGCCGATGACGCGGGCCGAGCGCACGTAGACCTCCTCGCGCTCGGCCAGCACCACGCCGCGCGCCAGCCGCAAGAAGGAGGTCGAGAACAGGATGCCGAGCGCCACCATCGCCTTGTGCAGCCCCGTGCCGAGGAGGGTGAGGATGACGATCGCGACCATGATGCCGGGGATCGCGACGATCGCCTCGACAATGCGCATGACGATCCAGTCCCACCAGCCGCCGCGATAGCCGATGAAGAGGCCGAGCGGCACGCCGATCAGCACGGCGATCGAGGTGCCCTCGGCGGCGGCGATGACCGCGATCCGGCAGCCGTAGATGAGGCGCGACAAGACATCGCGACCGAGGTCGTCGGTGCCGAGCCAGTGCTGCGCCGAGGGGCCCTGCAACGACTGGATCAGGTTCTGCTTGAGCGGATCGTAGGGGACGATCACATCGGCGAAGATCGCAAGAAATACGAGCAGGGCGAGGACCCCACCCGCGACTGCGACGATCGCGAAGGAGCCGCCGACCAGCCGTCGCGACCGCCGCGGACGCGTCGCCGGGGTTTGATTGGACGGGGTGCTCAAGACGGACGGGCCTTGGGGTTGAGGAAGCCGTAGACGATGTCGGTGGCGAGCTGGACCAGCACCACGAGGCCGACCATGACCAGGACGAGCCCCTGGATCATCGGGATGTCCTGCTGGCGCACCGCCGTGATGGCGAGGGTGCCGAGGCCGTTGATGGCGAAGACCTGTTCCACGATCAGCGCGCCGCCGAGCAGCACGGTGATCTGGAAGGACAGGATGGCGACGACCGGAACCATGGCATTGGTGAGCGCATGCCGCAGGATCACCCGTCGCGACGACAGGCCCTGCGCGCGGGCAGCGCGGATGTAGTCCTGCTGCAGCACGCCGACCATCGCCGACCGGACCTGGCGCGCGATGGCCGCGCTGGACGACAGACCCAGCGCCAATGCCGGCAGGGTGACGCTGCGCAGCCATTCCCAGGGCGACGTGGAGATCGGCGTGAAGCCGGTCGCGGGAAAGAGGCGCAGGTTCACCGCGAAGATCGCAACGAGCAGGAGACCGAACCAGAAGTTCGGGATCGCCTGTCCGATGGTGGCCCCGACCGTGGCCAGCCTGTCGACCCACGAACGCGGCCTCAATGCGGCGGCCACCCCCGCCGCGATGCCGACCAGGACGGCGATCAGGGCGGAGACGGCTGTCAGCGAGAGCGTCACAGGAAGCCGCTGCATCACGGCCGACGAGACGCTGACGCTGTTGAAGAAGGAGGTGCCCAGGTCGCCCTGAACGGCGCGACCCAGCCACTGGAAATAGCGCACGACCACGGGCTCGTTGAGCCCGAGCCGCTCGCGCACCATCTCATACTGCTCCTGCGTGCCGGTGTCGCCGATGATCAGGTCCACCGGATCGCTCGGCAGCATGGACGTAAACGAGAACGTCAGCACCGAGACGATGAACAGGAGCGGCACCAGCGCAGCCAGCCGCTGTACGATAAGCCTGAGCATGGGATCCGATCGTCAGTCGTTGGCCTTCAAGCCGCGCAGATTGATCGAATCCTCGCCGTAGCGATAGACCACCGTTGGATTGCTGGCCGTCTTCTCGCTGACGCCGATGAGGATCGGCGAGCTGGCGACGAAGATCAGGAAGGCCTCGTCCGCCAGCCTGGCGGCCATCTTCTTGTAGACCGGCGCGCGAACCTCGGTCTCGACCGATTCGAGGCCGGCCTTCGCCAGAGCCAGCAGCTCCTCACTCGGCTTGGCCTTGAAGGGATTGTAGTTGGCGTTCTCGTAGATGTAGCGCAGGGCCAGGAACTTCGGATCCGTGTTGGTTTGCCAGACCAGGTTGGTCGCCGGATAGTTCGTGGTGCGGCTGACGCGTGCCAGCGTTCCGGGTTCCTGTGGAACGATGTTCATCGTGATGCCGATCTCCTTGAAGAAGCCGGCAAGCGCCTCGAGCCGAGACTGGTAGAGCGGGATCGACGGCATGTCGAAGCTGAATCCATCCGGGAACTTGGACTTGGCCATGTATTCACGCGCCTTGTCGACATCGTAGGCGTAGACACCCTCCAGGGCGGGATCGTAGGCCCAGTGGCCCTCGCCGTACGGCTGGTAGGAATCGACGGCGAGACCGAACTGAACCGCCTTGCCGAAGGCCGTCCGGTCGATCGCGAAGGCCATCGCCTTGCGCACGTTGATGTCGGCGAAGGCCGGGATCACGGTGCCCTCGCGATCCGATATGATGATATGGTAGTTCAGCCCCCCGGTGCCGCGGATGAGCTTGAGATCGGGGGTGCGGTCGATGATCGCCGACTGCGGATTGGCAAGCCAGTTGCCAGCGTCGATCTGGCCGGTCTTCAGCGCGTTGAGGCGCGCGGTGTCGTCCGGGATCTCCCAGACCTCGTAGCGCGCGAGGCCGATCTTGTCCTTGTCCCAGTAGGTCGGGTTCGGCACGTAGACACGCACTTCGCCTTCGCGCGATTCTTCCTTCTTGTAGACATAGGGACCCGTGCCGACCGGATTGCGGTCGAGAGCCGGATCGGCCATCGCGGCGGGCGCGATCATCATGCCGCCCGTGTAGCAGAGACTGTCGATGATGGCCGGATCGAACTCCTTGAGCTTGATCTTCAGCGTATGCTCATCCGCCGCCGAGGCGGACTCGACGGTCTTGAGGCCCTCGATGATGCCGAGCTTCACGCCCCGGCTTATGTTCGCGGCCGCGGCCTCGGCATTGAACGGCTCGCCGTTCGAGAACGTGACGCCTTCGCGGAGCGTAATCATGACGTCCAGTCCGTCCACCTTGTAGCCGGTGGCCAGAAGCGGCTGGACCTCGCCTTTGGGTCCCTTTTCGAACAGGGATTCATAGACGGGCCGCAGGAAGGGCACGCCGCTGCCGCTCTGCTGCTGCGGGTCCATGGTGATGAGCTTCACCTGCTCCGCATATTTGAATGTCCCACTGCCCTGCGCCCAGGCCGGAGACCCGGCGAGCCCCAGCGCGACTGCGGCGACAAGTGCTGTTCCTGTGATCCATTTTCTCATTTCGGCCCTCCCAGCCTATGTGGCGCCGCCGGCGGCGGCTCAGATTCTAGCGCAGCGTCGGCATCGACATCGGCGTCGACGACTGCACCTGCCTGCTCGGACCCGGCGGTATTCACGAGTCCCGATGTGTGTCCCGGCCGCGAACGTGTCATCGTCGCCCCCCTACATCAACGAGGGCAGGAAGAGCGCGATCTGCGGAAACAGCGTGATCAGCCCGACCAGCGCCAGGAAGGCGAACCAGAACGGGAAGACGCCGCGGAAGATCTGGTACATCGACACGTCCTTGGTCATAGCCGCGATGGCGAAGACGTTGACGCCGATCGGCGGCGTGACCACGCCGAGCTCGACCATGATGACGCAGATGACGCCGAACCAGATCGGATCGAAGCCGGCGTTGATGGCAAGGGGGAAGAACAGCGGCACGGTCAGCACCAGGGCCGGCAGGGCGTTCATGAACATGCCGATCAGCACGTAGAAGGCGAGGATCGCGCCGAGAAGCTGGTATTTGCCGAGGTCGAAATCGACGATGAGCTGCGCCAGCTGCGCCGTCAGCCCGCTGATGGCGATGAAGCGGCTGAAGACCGTCGCGAACATGAAAATGATGATGATGGCGGTGGACAGGCGGAGCGTCCGTTCGATGGAGTTCCACAGCGAGCGGCGGTTCAGCCGTCCCATCGCGGCGGAGATGAGAAGCGCACCCAGCACGCCGACGCCTGCCGCTTCGTTGGTGGTGACGATGCCGGAATAGATGCCGCCGAGAACCATGAGGATCAGGACGAGGATCGGCCATGTCTCGACGCTGGCCGAGAAGCGCTCCTGCCAGCCGCTCCGCTCGCACCGAGGCGCGAGCGCGGGATCGATGATCGCGCGCACCGTGATCATGGCGATCAGAATGACGGCGAAGAGGATGCCGGGCAGCACCCCGGCCAGGAAGAGCTTGCCGATGGAGACTTCGGTGATCATGCCATAGACGATGAAGGCGATCGAGGGCGGGATCATAACGCCGATGGTTGCCGCGCAGGCGATCGAGGCCGCCGCAAGCTTCATGTCGTAGCCATAGGCCTTCATCTGCGGCAGGGCGATCGAGCCCATGCTGTAGACGCCGGACAGCGTGTCGCCGACGATCGAGGACAGGCCGGCGCAGGCGACGGTGCTGGCCGAGGCGAGCCCGCCCGGCAGGTGTCCGATCCATTTGTAGGCGGCCCTGTAGAGGCCTTCGGCGAAGCCCGAGGCGACGACGATCAAACCCATCCAGGTGAACAGCGGCACCGCGCTCCATGTCGGATCCCTGACCACGTCGAGCGTCGTCGTGCCGAGGCTGGTGAGACTCGCTGCCGGACCGATCAAAAGGCTGATTCCGAGCACGGCGCTTATCGCCATTGCGGCGGCGATGTGGACGCCGAGGAAGATCAGGACGAAGCATAACACGATGCACGCCATGCCGCGCATCTCGCGAGGGATGTTGACAGGCAGGTCGGCAGGCCGGAAGGAGAACCATAGGATCGCCACGGCCACGGCCGCGAAAACGCCGAGGATCGCCAGCGACCGCGTGTCGTGCATGCGCGCGACGTCCGCCGCGGCGCTTACGAGATTGCGCAGGAGCGCCAGGGCAAAGAGGGCCATGAACACGGCCGCTGCGAGGGCAAACGGCCATTCGGGGACGCCAAGCACACCAGTCATGATGTCGTTGCCGGCCTGATAGAGCGACTGCCTGTAGACCTGCAGGGCGGTGAGGCAGATGGTCGCCAGCGTCAGGAACAGGCCGCCAGCCGTCAGCGGCAGCCTGACGAAGTCCGGCAC
The Mesorhizobium australicum genome window above contains:
- a CDS encoding ABC transporter permease, which encodes MLRLIVQRLAALVPLLFIVSVLTFSFTSMLPSDPVDLIIGDTGTQEQYEMVRERLGLNEPVVVRYFQWLGRAVQGDLGTSFFNSVSVSSAVMQRLPVTLSLTAVSALIAVLVGIAAGVAAALRPRSWVDRLATVGATIGQAIPNFWFGLLLVAIFAVNLRLFPATGFTPISTSPWEWLRSVTLPALALGLSSSAAIARQVRSAMVGVLQQDYIRAARAQGLSSRRVILRHALTNAMVPVVAILSFQITVLLGGALIVEQVFAINGLGTLAITAVRQQDIPMIQGLVLVMVGLVVLVQLATDIVYGFLNPKARPS
- a CDS encoding dipeptide/oligopeptide/nickel ABC transporter permease/ATP-binding protein — its product is MSTPSNQTPATRPRRSRRLVGGSFAIVAVAGGVLALLVFLAIFADVIVPYDPLKQNLIQSLQGPSAQHWLGTDDLGRDVLSRLIYGCRIAVIAAAEGTSIAVLIGVPLGLFIGYRGGWWDWIVMRIVEAIVAIPGIMVAIVILTLLGTGLHKAMVALGILFSTSFLRLARGVVLAEREEVYVRSARVIGASDGRILLRHIFPNIAPPLIVQITLTVGAVLLAEAGLSFIGLGVQPPDASWGTMLSTAAAFMDLHWFLAIPPGIAIIATVLSVNLIGDVIRDSIGRGVAVAAKPQAPAPRAVAAVADFVPDSPLPPPRPDEVLRVEGLQVALSSAEGEGLPLISNLSLSIAKGETLGLVGESGSGKTLTGLAILGLTSVALRTTRGSIILNGRDLRALSPRQMEEVRGNEVAMVFQDPTTSLNPAFTVGSQIAEVLRAKKNLSQKAAWEQTVALIDRVGIPRPQERARAFPHELSGGMAQRIAIARALSCNPSLLIADEPTTALDVTVQQEILDLFRDLQEEFGMAILFVTHDLAVAADICDRISVMYAGEMVEMAEVGQLFARPRHPYTRGLLTAMPHASDRNPPLPTIRGSVPRPGAWPVGCRFSNRCDFRIAACDRHIPLTGADRLVRCIRAEELVLEAAS
- a CDS encoding TRAP transporter large permease subunit; the encoded protein is MQSTEIMMPPVADTPVPLAARVLDWPSRAVRFLGGAALAAIMVLTAADVILRNLFSTVVPGGMETTGLLMIFVALSTLSLVELDKGHIRVDVLLNAVPDFVRLPLTAGGLFLTLATICLTALQVYRQSLYQAGNDIMTGVLGVPEWPFALAAAVFMALFALALLRNLVSAAADVARMHDTRSLAILGVFAAVAVAILWFSFRPADLPVNIPREMRGMACIVLCFVLIFLGVHIAAAMAISAVLGISLLIGPAASLTSLGTTTLDVVRDPTWSAVPLFTWMGLIVVASGFAEGLYRAAYKWIGHLPGGLASASTVACAGLSSIVGDTLSGVYSMGSIALPQMKAYGYDMKLAAASIACAATIGVMIPPSIAFIVYGMITEVSIGKLFLAGVLPGILFAVILIAMITVRAIIDPALAPRCERSGWQERFSASVETWPILVLILMVLGGIYSGIVTTNEAAGVGVLGALLISAAMGRLNRRSLWNSIERTLRLSTAIIIIFMFATVFSRFIAISGLTAQLAQLIVDFDLGKYQLLGAILAFYVLIGMFMNALPALVLTVPLFFPLAINAGFDPIWFGVICVIMVELGVVTPPIGVNVFAIAAMTKDVSMYQIFRGVFPFWFAFLALVGLITLFPQIALFLPSLM
- a CDS encoding ABC transporter substrate-binding protein, with translation MRKWITGTALVAAVALGLAGSPAWAQGSGTFKYAEQVKLITMDPQQQSGSGVPFLRPVYESLFEKGPKGEVQPLLATGYKVDGLDVMITLREGVTFSNGEPFNAEAAAANISRGVKLGIIEGLKTVESASAADEHTLKIKLKEFDPAIIDSLCYTGGMMIAPAAMADPALDRNPVGTGPYVYKKEESREGEVRVYVPNPTYWDKDKIGLARYEVWEIPDDTARLNALKTGQIDAGNWLANPQSAIIDRTPDLKLIRGTGGLNYHIIISDREGTVIPAFADINVRKAMAFAIDRTAFGKAVQFGLAVDSYQPYGEGHWAYDPALEGVYAYDVDKAREYMAKSKFPDGFSFDMPSIPLYQSRLEALAGFFKEIGITMNIVPQEPGTLARVSRTTNYPATNLVWQTNTDPKFLALRYIYENANYNPFKAKPSEELLALAKAGLESVETEVRAPVYKKMAARLADEAFLIFVASSPILIGVSEKTASNPTVVYRYGEDSINLRGLKAND